One genomic segment of Pseudomonadota bacterium includes these proteins:
- a CDS encoding glycosyltransferase WbuB encodes MRIVFITDNFPPEVNAPASRTYEHAREWVRAGHTVQVITCAPNFPFGTPYPGYR; translated from the coding sequence ATGCGAATCGTCTTCATCACCGACAACTTCCCACCCGAGGTGAACGCACCGGCGTCGCGCACCTACGAGCACGCCCGGGAGTGGGTGCGCGCGGGGCACACGGTGCAGGTGATCACGTGCGCGCCGAACTTTCCGTTCGGCACGCCCTACCCGGGGTATCGC